The genome window CTAAAAAGTCTAAAGACCGCGTGGGATTGACCGAAATTTCCGGTAGCCCAGCGCGGTCTTTAGACTTTTATATGCCAGATTAGCGAATCAAGTTGGCAAAACGTTGAATCAAGGCTATAGGGGCACCAATGTGTTGCCGGTACGATTGATAAAAGGCATCATCAATGGGTTTGAATTTTTCGGCCTGCCGCGCCTCCGACCAGCCCGAACGCAAGGCGACGAGTGCGTTATTATGCGTCTCGTGAAGGGCCAAAAAGGTGCTTGTAATCCTTTGCTGTAAATCAGTTGGCAATGAATTTTTTAGTAAAACCGGACCCAAAGGGATTTCTTCGGATAGCCAGAGCAGTTTAATCTGGTCTTTTACCTGTGGATTTTGCTGGATGGCCTTGTAATATTCTTCACTACCAAAGGCCGCCAGATCCGCCTCGCGTTTCAGCACCTGGGCAACCCCCGCAGCGTGGGTTTTGCTATAGGATACTTCTTTAAATTGCTCATCCGGCTGCGTAATACCCGCTGAATACAGGAAAGATCTCGGGATTAAGTTACCGGATGTGGATGTTTCACTAACAAAAGTCATGCGGTAATTACTCGCTTTTTCTTTCAAATCAGCAAGGTTGTTAATCGGTAACGACGCGTGGGCAATGATGGCACTTTTGTAGTTATCCCCGCTGCCCGAAGCGGTCTTGAGAGCGGCAACAGGTGTGTAGGAACTCAGGCCACAGCTGGTCATCAGCAGATAGCCAAAGGTACTGATGAGCGCGATGTCAACTTCACCAGCTTGGAGGCCCTGGATAAATGCCGAAACATTCTGATAGCTTTTTGTCTCAACGGGAATGCCCAATTGCTGACTCAGTACATCCGCCAAAGGTTTAATATTTTTCAGACGATCATTATCCGCGTACGTATACGTAGCCAGTCGCAGTTTGTTTAGCTGGGCAAAAGAAGATAATGGGACGAGGTGAAAAAGTA of Tellurirhabdus bombi contains these proteins:
- a CDS encoding phosphate/phosphite/phosphonate ABC transporter substrate-binding protein — translated: MRQVLTSFWLILLFHLVPLSSFAQLNKLRLATYTYADNDRLKNIKPLADVLSQQLGIPVETKSYQNVSAFIQGLQAGEVDIALISTFGYLLMTSCGLSSYTPVAALKTASGSGDNYKSAIIAHASLPINNLADLKEKASNYRMTFVSETSTSGNLIPRSFLYSAGITQPDEQFKEVSYSKTHAAGVAQVLKREADLAAFGSEEYYKAIQQNPQVKDQIKLLWLSEEIPLGPVLLKNSLPTDLQQRITSTFLALHETHNNALVALRSGWSEARQAEKFKPIDDAFYQSYRQHIGAPIALIQRFANLIR